The DNA window ATGCCGCGCATCGAGAAATTGGGCTGCGCCGCGCCGAAATTGGTGCTGACCTGCAGGTTGGGCACCACCTGCGACAGGGCAACCGAATTGGTAACGCCCTTGGTGGCCAGCGCCGCTCCGCCCACTGCCGAAATGGCCAGCGGGACCGACAGCACCGATTCCGAGCGCCGCTGCGCCGTCACCACGATTTCGCCATCCGATGGCGTGGCGGGCTGGCCCGTGCCGGTTTGCGCCGGAGCGGCAGGCTCGTCCCTGGCCAGGGCAGGGTTGGCGACAGCCATCATCGAAGCTGTCGCCAGAATGCGGAGGCAATCATTCACACCAATGGGCATTTCCCGTCTCCCTTAGCCTTTTTCGGCCATCGCCACCTTTTCGCTTTTTCGAAGGCGGTCGCTGGCCGTGGCTGTTGAACCCTGTCTAGCCGCCGGGCCGCGTGCTGGCTTTAGCCTCACCTGCTTTGGTTTTTGACATTTCGTGCCTTGGCCTTGCGTGAGCGGGGCCGGGCCTGCTTCACCCGGCCTGCCGCTGAGTGTTCGCATCCCATGTCGATGCCCGCCAGCCATAGATTCAGAACAGACGAGATGGAGAGGTTCCTTGCAGCATCCCCGCCACCATGCCGCAGCAAATCCGGACCGGATTGCCTGCCTGTGCACCGCGACCGGCGCGCAGATGACCTATGCCGATCTGGAAAGCGCGGCCAACCGGGGGGCGCATTTGCTGCGCAGCATGGGGTTGAGGCGCGGCGATGTGATCGCCGTGATGCTGGACAATGAAGCGGCGGTTTTCGCGATCGCCTGGGCCGCCGAACGGGCGGGGCTTTATCTGACCAGCGTCTCGACCAAATTGAGCATCGCCGATGCCGCCTATATTCTTGGCGATTGCGGGGCGCAGGTGCTGGTGGTCTCGGACCGGCTGACGGAGATGGCGACGCAGATCGCGGGCCTCTGCCCCGGCGTCACGCTGTATACGGTCAGCGCATGGCAGAAGGCCTGCGCCGACAGGCCTGAAACGCCGATCCCCGATGAAAGCCCAGGGGCCGACATGCTCTATTCCTCGGGCACCACGGGGCGGCCCAAGGGTATCAAACCGGCCTTGCCGCAGGGGGCGCTGGGGGAAGAAACCGCGCTGATGCGGATGGGGGCGGCGCTTTATGGCATGGATGGCGCGATGGTCTATCTCTCGACCTCGCCGCTCTATCATGCGGCGCCTTTGCGCTGGGCGATGACGGTCCAGCGCTTTGGCGGGACGGTGCTGATCATGCCGCGCTTCGACGCCGAAACCGCGCTGGCGCTGATCGAGCGGCACAGGGTGACGCATGGCACATGGGTGCCCACCCATTTTGTGCGGTTGCTCAAATTGCCGGAGGAGGTTCGCAAGCGCTATGACCTTTCGTCTCAGCGCGCCGCCATCCATGCGGGCGCGCCCTGTCCTGTCTCCGTCAAGCACGCGATGATCGACTGGTGGGGCCCCATCATCGAGGAATATTATTCGGGCACGGAAATGTGCGGCATCACCGCCCTGTCATCCGCCCAGTGGCTTGAGCGGCCCGGCTCGGTCGGCCCGGCGGTGATTGGCACGATCCGTATTCTGGATGACGAGGGATGTGAATGTCCGGCGGGTCAGGTGGGAAATATCTATTTCGCGGATGGACCCGGCTTTGAATATCACAATGATCCCGCCAAGACCGAGGCGGCCCATAATGCCCATGGCTGGGCGACCATGGGCGATATCGGGCATGTCGATAAGGATGGCTTTCTGTTTTTGACCGACCGCAAGAACTTCATGATCATATCGGGCGGCGTCAATATCTATCCTCAGGAGATCGAGAATGTCCTGATCACGCACCCGTCTGTTTGCGATGTCGCGGTGATCGGCGTTCCCGACGAGGAGCTGGGCGAGACTGTTCTGGCCGTTGTGCAACCCGCCGCCGGCGTGAAGGGGGACGACAGGCTTGCCGAAACCCTGAGGCTCTATGCCAGAAACGGGCTGGGCGGGGTCAAGACGCCGAAGCATTTCGAATTTCGCGATGATCCACTGCGGGAACCGACAGGCAAGCTGTTGAAAGCCAAGCTGATCGCCGAATTCAAAGCGCGCGGCGTGGCTGCGGGCGGATAAGCGAAAACGCTTTCACCCTCCGATACCGCATTGGAAAATGCACTGACCGGGAGCAGTTTGTGGCCAATCTTCATGTGATCGATCTTGCCGGAACGGAAACCATAATCTCTGCGCCGCCGGGCATCAGCCTGATGGAGGCGCTGCGCAATCATGGTTTTGACGATCTGCTGGCCTTGTGCGGCGGCTGCTGTTCCTGCGCCACCTGCCATGTCTATGTGGAAGCCGGTCCGGACAGTATGAGAACCCCCGCCAGCGACGATGAGGCCGATCTGCTCGACAGTTCGCTTCACCGTCAGGACCATTCACGCCTGTCCTGCCAGATCGCCATCACCGAGGATCTTGATGGCCTTCGGGTGCGCCTCGCTCCCGCCGATTGAGAGGTGCTTATGGCGCGATCCTGCAACAGGCGGCTGCCCATCCGGCGAAACATGGCGCGGCGGCCGTCAGCGCGGGCGGAAGCCTTGTGCCAGAAGCGACACCAGATGGGTGGCAATATCCGCAGCCGTTTCGGTGCCTTGCGGATCGTGCCAGCGTGCCGGCCAGTTCAGCGCCCCAGCCAGAGCGAAGGCCAGCATCTTGGGATCGACCGGCGCGATCGAACCATCGTCGATCCCGTCGCGGATCAACTGGCGCATGGCCGTGTCGATCTGCCGCTTGAGCGCGTGAAACTGCTTGCGGCTGTCGGGGCTCAGTGCTTCGTCGCCGGTCAGGATCACGCAGCGGCCGAAATCATCCATGTTGATCTCGGCATAGCGAGTGAGGAAGGCGATCAGCCTGTCAATGCCCCGTCCCGGCCGCGCTTGCGATGCTTGCGCCGCCTCGATCAGTTGCGCCAGGCCGAAGGTCACGCATTCGAAGAGCACCTGATCCTTGTTGCCCAGATAGTGGTAGATCGTCGGCTTGGAGACACCCAGCCGCGCGGCCACATCATCGAGCGACGTCTGGTGAAAGCCCTTTTCGTTGAACATCTGCACCGCCGCGCGCAGCACCGCATCGCGCTTGGCCTGGCGGGCGCTGCTGCGCTGCTGGGCGGTCTGGAAGGGGGATGCTGGGCTGTTCAAAAATCTCTCCTGCAAAATCGGCTTGCACGGCACGGGGAAGGCTTGACACGAAACCGCGTCGAATACAATCTACTCATCAGTAGAAAATAGACTGGAGAGTTTATGATTCTCTCTGACACCCAGCAGGCTGTGCAGGAGATGGTGCGGGATTTCGCCCGGCAGCGGCTGTATCCCGATGCCCTGCGGCATGAGGCCGACGGCGCCTATCCCGCTGATCTCTTTCCGGAACTGGCGCAGCTTGGCCTGATGGGCATGACCGCGCCGGAAGCCGCAGGCGGGGCGGGCGTGGACTATGTCAGCTATGCTCTGGCGCTGATCGAGATCGCGGCGGGGGATGGTGCGCTCTCGACGATCCTGTCGATCCACAACAGCCTGATCGTCTCGGCCTTGCTGCGCTATGGCAGCGCGGGGCAGCAGGCGCGTTTCCTGCCCGATCTGATCGCGGGCCGTTACACTGGCGCCTTCGCCCTGACCGAGCCGATGCCGGATCGGATGCCGCAGCGCTGCGCACGCGCGCCACGCGGGTGGAAGGCGGCTGGCGGCTGAACGGCGCCAAGCAGTTCATTTCCAACGGGCGGATCGGCAAGCTGGCCATCACCTTTGCGCTCAGCGATCCGGCGGCCGGCAAGAAGGGCATCAGCGCCTTTCTGGTGCCCACCGACAGCCCCGGCTATGGCGTCGACAAGGTGGAGCACAAGCTGGGCCAGGGCGCGTCGGACACCTGCGCCATCCGTTTCGACGACGTCTTCGTGCCCGATGATCTGGTGCTGGGCACGCCGGGCGAGGGCTATCGCATTGCGCTTTCCAATCTGGAGGCGGGGCGCATCGGCATCGCCGCCCAGAGCATCGGCATGGCGCAGGCCGCGCTGGAGATCGCCATCACCTATGCCAAGGACCGCAAGAGCTTTGGCCAGCCCATCATCCATCATCAGGCCGTGGGCCATCGCCTCGCCGATCTCGCCGCGAAGTTGGAGGCCGCGCGCCAGTTGGTGCTGCATGCCGCCGCGGTGAAGGATACCGGAGCCTCGTGCCTGAAAGAGGCCTCGATGGCCAAGCTGGTGGCCTCTGAAACCGCCGAGGCGGTGGTCTCGGGTGCGATCCAGACTTTGGGCGGTTACGGCTATCTGGAAGAGTATCGCGTCGCCAAGATCTACCGCGATGTGCGCGTCTGCCAGATCTACGAGGGCACGTCCGACATTCAGCGCATGGTGATCGCGCGGGCGCTGGCGGAATAGCCGGCGCATTTCACACCATCAAATCTGGGAGAGAATGCATGGATATCAGCGGATTGGCAGCCATCGTCACGGGCGGCGCCTCGGGCCTTGGCGCGGCGACGGCGGAATTGCTGGCGGCGCGCGGCGCGAAGGTCACGCTGTTCGATCTCAATGCCGAGGTCGGGCAGGGCAAGGCGCAGGAGATCGGCGGAGCCTTTGCCAAGGTCGATGTCACCGATGCCTCCAGCGTCGAGCAGGCGATCGCGCAGGCCGAGGCGGCCCATGGCAAGGCGCGCATTCTGGTCAATTGCGCGGGCATTGCCCCGCCCGCCAAGGTCATCAGCCGCGAGGGCGCGCCCCTGCCGCTGGCCAGCTTCGCCAAGATCATCAACATCAATCTGATCGGCACCTTCAATGTGCTCTCGCAGTTCGCGGCGCGGATTTTCGATGCCGAAGTCCTGAACGCGGATGGCGAGCGCGGCATCATCGTCAACACCGCCAGCGTCGCGGCCTTCGACGGGCAGATCGGCCAGCCCGCCTATGCCGCCAGCAAGGGCGGCGTGGTGGCCATGGCGCTGCCCATCGCCCGCGAGTTCGCGCGTTACGGCATCCGGGTGAACACCATCGCGCCGGGCATTTTCTGGACCCCGATGCTGGCGGGCCTGCCTCAGGAGGCCCAAGACTCGCTGGGCAAGCAGACGCCTTTTCCCAGCCGCCTTGGCCACCCGAGCGAATATGCCAAAATGGTCGAGGCGATGATCGCCAACCCCATGCTGAACGGCGAAGTCGTCCGTCTGGACGGTGCCATCCGGCTCGCCGCGAAATGAGTGCGCTCTCCCCCGAGGTGCTGGCGCTGGCCGACCGCGTCGAGGCCTTCGTGCGAAATGTGGTCGCGCCCTATGAGCAGGATCCACGCCGCGATCACCATGGCGCCCCCTCCGACGCGCTGGTCCATGATCTGCGCGGCAAGGCGCGCGAGGCGGGCGTGCTCACCCCGCATATCCGCCCTGATGGCAGCCATCTCACCCAGCGCGAAACGGCGGCGGTGCTGATCCGCAGTGGCCTCTCGCCGCTGGGGCCGCTGGCCTGCAACACGGCGGCGCCCGATGAGGGCAATATGTACCTCATCCGCCATGTCGCCAGCCCGGCCTTGCAGGAGCGTTTCCTCAAGCCGCTGGTCGAGGGGCGCACCCGCTCGGCCTTTTTCATGACCGAGCCCGCCGAATTGCAGGGCGCGGGCGCCGATCCCTCGATGATGATCACCACCACCCGCCGTGACGGCAACCATTGGGTGGTGAATGGCAAAAAATGCTTCATCACCGGGGCGAATGGAGCGGGCGTCGGCATCGTCATGGCGCGCTCCGAAGAGGAGGATGCGCCGGGCGCCTGCATGTTCCTGGTCGATCTGCCCGATCCGGCGATCACCATCACCGGCGCGCCCAACACCATCGACAATTCGATGCCCGGCACCCATGCCGAGCTGACCATCGACAATCTGCGCATCCCCGCCGACCAGATGCTGGGGCAGGCGGGCGAGGGCTTCAAATATGCGCAGGTGCGGCTCAGCCCGGCGCGGCTGTCGCATTGCATGCGCTGGCTGGGGGCCTGCATCCGCGCGCAGGAGATCGCCACCGATTACGCCTGCCGCCGCCATGCTTTCGGCAAGCAACTGATCGAGCATGAGGGCGTGGGCTTTATGCTGGCCGAGAACCGCATCCTGCTCAAGCAATGCGAGCTGATGATCGATTGGTGCGCCAGCGTGCTGGACACCGGCAGTCTGGGCGCGGTGGAAAGCTCGATGACCAAGGTCTCGGTGTCCGAGGCGCTGATGAAGGTGGCCGACAATTGCGTGCAGGTGATGGGCGGCACGGGCGTCACCGACAAGACCATCGTCGAGCAGGTCTTCCGTGAGATCCGCGCCTTCCGCATCTATGACGGCCCGACCGAGGTCCACAAATGGAGCCTCGCCAAGGCCATCCGCCGCGAGTGGAGGCAGGCCCATGGTTGACGACATCGCCGCCGCCAACAGCGGCGCGGGAGATTTGCGCACCGCGCTGGATGTGGCGGCGCTGGAAACATGGCTGGCTGCTCATGTGAACGGCTTTGCCGGGCCGCTGGCGGTCAGCCAGTTCAACGGGGGCCAGTCCAACCCGACCTATCGGCTCGAGACGCCGGGGGCCAGCTATGTGCTGCGCCGCAAGCCTGCCGGGCCGATCCTGAAGGGCGCGCATGATGTGCTGCGCGAGGCACGCGTGCAGCAGGCGCTGGCAGGCAGCGATGTGCCGGTGGCGCGCATTCTGGGTGTCTGCGAGGACGAAGCCGTGATCGGCAGCGCCTTCTACGTCATGGCGATGGTGGAGGGCCGGGTCTTCTGGGACGCCGCCTTCACGCAGGTGCCCAGGGACCAGCGCGCCGCCTATTATGACGAAATGAACCGTGTGATCGCGGCGCTGCATGGCGTGGACCATGCTGCGGTCGGCCTTGGCGATTACGGCCGTCCGGGCAATTATTTCGAGCGCCAGATCACCCGCTGGACCCGCCAGTACGAAGCCGATGAGCTGGCCGGGCGCGATCCCGATATGGACGCGCTGGTGGCATGGCTGCCCACCGCCATTCCGGCGGGGGATGAGACCACCATCGTCCACGGCGATTTCCGCTGCGACAACATGATCTTCCACCCCACGCAGCCGCGCATTCTGGCGGTGCTGGACTGGGAACTCTCCACGCTGGGCCATCCGCTGGCCGATTTCGCCTATCACGCGATGATGTACCGCATGCCGCCCGATATCGTGGCCGGGCTGGGCGGTGCCGATCCCGTGGCTCTGGGCCTGCCCGGCGAGGCGGATTACATCGCCACCTATTGCGCCCGCACGGGTCGCGACACAATCGCCCATTGGGATTTCTACATCGCTTTCCAGTTCTTTCGTCTGGCGGCGATCTTTCACGGCATCAAGGGGCGCGTGCTGCGCGGCAATGCCTCCAACGCCCAGGCGGCGGCGCGGGCCGAAGCCTTCCCCCGCCTGACACGCCTTGCGCGCGACGCCATGGAGGCCTGCACATGACCGACCAACCCGTTTTGCTGCACCGCGATGGCGCCGTCGCCGTGGTGACATTGAACCGCCCGGAGGCGGGCAACACCGTCAATATGCCGCTGGCGCAGGCACTGGAGCAGGCCGTGGATGAGGCGCTGGCCGATCCGGCGCTGCGCTGTGTGGTGCTGACCGGCGCGGGCAAGCTGTTCTGCGGCGGCGGCGATATTGCCGGCTTTGCACAAGCGCCGGATGCCTCGGCCTATCTGTTCGATCTGGCGGGCACGCTGCATCGCTCGGTCAGCAGGCTGGTGCATGGGGCCAAGCCGGTGGTCACGCTGGTCAACGGCCCGGCGGCGGGGGCGGGGCTGAGCCTGGCGCTGCTGGGCGATGTGGTCTTGTCATCGGCGACGGCGCATTTCACCGCGGCCTATGGCTTTGTCGGCCTGACGCCTGATGGCGGGATGAGCTGGCTGCTGCCCCGGCTGGTCGGCCTGCGCCGCGCTCAGGAGATCATCCTGACCAACCGTCGCATCGGCGCGCAAGAGGCGCAGGCCATCGGCCTCGTCACGCGCGTGGTTGAGGCAGAGGCCTTGCAGGAGGAAGGCATGGCGCTGGCCCACACGCTGGCCGCCGGGCCGACGGCGGCGCTGGGCGGGGCGCGCGCGCTGCTGGCCGCCGGTTTCCAGCAGGATCTCGACAGTCACCTTGCCCTCGAAGCCGCCCGCATCGCGCAGGCCGGTGCCACAGCCGAAGCGCGCGAAGGCATCGCCGCCTTTGTCGAACGCCGCAAACCCGATTTTACCGAAAGGAAGCCGTCATGAGCGAAGCCTATATCGTCGAAGCCGCCCGCACCGCCGGGGGGAAGCGCAAGGGCGCTCTGGCCGAATGGCACCCCGCCGATATGGCGGGCGAGGTGCTCAACGCTCTGGTCGACCGCTCCGGCATCGATCCGGCGGCCATCGAGGATGTGATCCTGGGCTGCGTCACCCAGGCGGGCGAGCAGGGCTTTGCCTTTGCCCGCAACGCCGTGCTGGCCTCCAGGCTGCCGCAGAGCGTTCCGGCGGTGACGGTGGACCGCCAGTGCGGATCGAGCCAGCAATGCGTGCAGTTCGCGGCTCAGGCGGTGATGAGCGGCACGCAGGATGTGGTGATCGCGGCGGGCGGCGAGAGTATGACGCGCGTGCCGATGTTCTCGAACATTGCCTATCACGAAAGCGCCGGGGTGGGCATCGGGCCGTTCTCGCCGCGCATTCTCGACCGCTTTGGCGTGAAAGAGTTCAGCCAGTTCGCGGGGGCCGAGATGATCGCTGCCAAATATGGCTTCGATCGCGAGACGCTGGACCGCTTCGCCCTGCAAAGCCATCAGCGCGCCCATGCCGCCACGCAGGCGGGGGCCTTCGACAAGGAGATCGTGCCGCTGGCGGTGGCGGGCGGGCTGCATCGCCACGATGAGGGCATCCGCGCGGATGCCACGCTGGAGGGCATCGGCGCGGTCAAGCTGCTGCAGGAGGGCGGGGTGATCTCGGCGGCCAATGCCAGCCAGATCTGCGATGGCGCCTCGGGCGTGCTGGTGGTCAATGCTGCGGGGCTGAAGACTCATAACCTCAAGCCCATCGCGCGCATCGTCAATCTGACGGTGAGCGCGGGCGATCCGGTCATCATGCTGGAAGAGCCGATCGAGGCCACGCGCAAGGCGCTGGCCAAGGCGGGGCTGACCATCGAGGACATCGATCTCTATGAGGTGAACGAGGCTTTCGCGCCCGTGCCGCTGGCCTGGGCCAAGGCGCTGGGCGCCGATCCGGCGAAGCTCAATGTCAATGGCGGGGCCATTGCGCTGGGCCACCCGCTGGGTGCCACGGGCACCAAGCTGATGACCACGCTGATCCATGCGCTGCATGCGCGGGGGCTGCGCTATGGCCTGCAGGCGGTGTGCGAGGGCGGTGGTATCGCCAATGTCACCATTGTGGAGGCGGTGTGATGGGCCTGAAAACGCGGATCACCGATCTGCTGGGGATCGAACACCCCATCGTGCAGGGCGGGATGATGTGGGTGGGCCGGGCCGAGCTGGCCAGTGCGGTCTCCAACGCGGGGGGGCTTGGCATCCTCACCGCGCTGACCCAGCCCACGCCTGACGAGCTGCGCCGGGAAATCGACCGTTGCCGCGCGCTGACCGACAAGCCCTTCGGCGTCAATCTGACCATCCTGCCCTCGGTCACCCCGCCGCCCTATGCCGAATACCGCCGCGCGATCATCGAGAGCGGCGTGACCATTGTGGAGACCGCCGGCCACAACCCGCGCGAGCATATTGACGATTTCAAGAGCCATGGCATCACCGTGCTGCACAAATGCACGGCGGTGCGCCATGCCGTCTCGGCGCAGAAGATGGGGGTCGATGTCATCAGCATCGACGGTTTCGAATGTGCGGGCCATCCCGGCGAGGACGATGTTCCCGGCCTCGTGCTGATCCCGGCGGCGGCCGATCAGATCTCCATTCCGATGCTGGCCAGCGGCGGCATCGGCGACGGGCGCGGTCTGGCCGCCGCCCTCGCGCTGGGAGCGGAGGGCGTCAATATGGGCACGCGCTTTTGCGCGACGGTGGAAGCGCCGATCCATGAGAGCATCAAGCAGTTTATCGTCAGCAATTCCGAGAGGGACACCAGGCTGATCTTCCGCCGCTTTCACAACACCGGGCGGGTGGCGGCGAGCCCGGTCTCGCATCAGGTGGTCGAGATCTCGGCGAGGCCCGACGCGGTGTTCGAGGATATCCGCCCGCTGGTCTCGGGCGCGAAGGGGCGGCAGGCGCTGGAAACCGGCGATCTGGAGGCCGGTCTCGTCTGGGCCGGACAGGTGCAGGGGCTGATCCATGATATTCCCACTTGCGGCGAGCTGCTCAACCGCATGGTCGGCGATGCCGAGGCGATCATCACCAAGCGCCTCACCGGGTTTCTGCGGGCCGGATGCCTTCAGGAATGAACGGGCCGCTCGCCGGGCTGAGGGTGGTCGAATTCGCCGGCACCGGCCCCGGTCCCGATGCCGCCATTTTGCTGTCCGATCTGGGGCCGGTGTGCTGCGGATCGGCCGCGAGGGCGGCAATGGTTGGCCCAATCCCATTGCTGATCGCGGGCATGCGCCCCGGTGTGATGGAGCGGTTGGGGCTGGGAGCAGGAGGGGCCATGGGTGCGGATCGCGGGCCATGACATCACCTGTATCGCGCTGGCCAGCACCTTCGCCAGCCAGCCACAGCGTCATTGGGCGAAGCTGTTCGAGGGCAGCGATGCCTGTGTGGCCCGGTGCTGACGGCGCGCGAGGCCCCAGATCATCCGCATCACGTGGCGCGGCACAGTGTTGTCGAGCATGGCGGGCTGCGTCAGGCCGCTCCCGCGCCGCGTTTCTTGCGCACAGCGGGGGCATCCGCGCCTCGGGCGATGGCGAGGTGATGCTGCAGGGTTGGGTTGGCACATGTGAGGTGCCTTCAGCCAATTGATTTGGAGAAGTAAAAGGTGGCAATGTCGTGGGGGGCGAAAAGTCTGTTGTGCGCGACGTATACGAGTAAAGCTGACATAGATTCAGTGGCATGAGGTTCACCCGCCTGCGGTCTCTTTAAAACATACAGAAATGGCCTGCCAAGGCCGCGCTCGGCGCTTGCCTTGCACATATCCCTTGTTACACAATCGCAGGATGTATTTTCGATCATGGGGGCATGATGTCAGCGATCAGGAAAATCACGGCCAAGGCGGTATTGTGCTTCTCATTGCTTGCGCTGACGTCGCAAGCCTCGGCGCAGTCACAGCCGACGACGATTGCCCTTGCACCTTATCTGGGCGTGGTATGGTCGTTCGAGGCCGAGCTTGCCGGTAAGCGGCGCACCTTTCTCTTCGACACCGGTGGTGGCATCTCGGTCATCACTGCGGCAACCGCGGCCGAGATCGGCTGCGCGCCCTGGGGACAGATCACCGGCTTTCGCATGCGGGGCGACCGCGTGGATATGGCGCGCTGCAACGATGTAAGCCTGCGCAGCAACGGCGTCACCCTCACCACATCGACCGCCGGCGTCTTCGATTTCGCCAGGCTACTGCCCAAGGACGCCCCGCCGCTGGCCGGTTCGGTGGCACTCGACAGCTTTGCAGGAAAGATCCTGACCATCGATCTCGCGCATCGCCAACTGGTGCTGGAAACGCCTGCAAGCCTGAAGCGGCGCATCGCCGGCGCCAAGGAAATCAGGCTTCGTCTTGCCGGCGAAGTGTCTGGGCACGCCGTGACTCCCTTCGTCGCCATCGGCACGCCCAGGGGACAGGTGTGGATGGAGGTGGACACCGGTAGCGATTCCTCGGTGATCGTGGGCAGTCACAATGCCGAACTCTTTTCGATGAAGGCCGACAGCAAGGAGCCTCAACGGTTTCGGGGAGAGCTGACCGGCGGGGTCAGGCTGGTGGTGGATGATGCCCATGCCATGCCCCTGGTTCTCGACGGCAACATCGGCGTGTCCATCCTCAAGACATGGGTGCTGACCATGGACATGGACCAGGGCCGCGCATGGATTTCCCCGGTGGATCCACATTAGAGCGAAGAGCTGTCATTGCAGAGCTGGGCGATGTGGACCGCGCCGGTTTTGCCGGAGCGGTCGTCCCTTGAGTGCGGAATGAGGGAGCGCTTTCGACGATCCTGTCCGGAGATTTATATGACCGCTCTGTCGGCGGTTTCGTCCGAGTTCGATGGCCGTGTTTGCCGCGCAACGGCTGCCCTATTGAGGCAGCAATCCAGACAAGCGGTAAGCATCGATCAACCCGTCATAGAGGGCAATGTCTGATCGGCTCCGCGCCATCAATTGTGCTCCACCAATGGCCGCGAAAATGGCCTGGGCCCGCTGTTCGCAAGTGTGTCGGTCGACCAGCCCTGCAGCAACAAGTGATTTGGCCAGCCAGGCGGTATGGACATCAGCGAAGGCCTGAATCTCCAGTTTAATGGGGTCTGGGAGATCGTCGTATTCAGCGGCCATGAAGCTGCAAAGGCAAAGGCGATTGCCGTTTTCCAGCGCTTTGCGGAAGCTGGCCGGATAGTGGCGCAGGGCATCGCGAGGATCGGCGCTTCGCTCTGAAAGGGCTTCCAGATTTGCCAGGGAATCCTCACGATAACGTTTTGCAACCGCTACCCCAATGTCGGCCTTACTGGGGAAGTGATGATAGATGCTGGGCGGCTTGATCCCGACCATGGCCGCCAGATCGCGGAAGTTGAGGCCGCCATAGCCATGGGCCTGCGCGATGGTCGTGGCTGCAGCCAAAATGGCTTCTCTTGAAGTTGTGCTCATCGTCTTCCTGCTTGTCTACCATCTGTTAGTTAGGCGTTGACGCGGAAAAATGG is part of the Novosphingobium sp. genome and encodes:
- a CDS encoding nitronate monooxygenase family protein, with product MGLKTRITDLLGIEHPIVQGGMMWVGRAELASAVSNAGGLGILTALTQPTPDELRREIDRCRALTDKPFGVNLTILPSVTPPPYAEYRRAIIESGVTIVETAGHNPREHIDDFKSHGITVLHKCTAVRHAVSAQKMGVDVISIDGFECAGHPGEDDVPGLVLIPAAADQISIPMLASGGIGDGRGLAAALALGAEGVNMGTRFCATVEAPIHESIKQFIVSNSERDTRLIFRRFHNTGRVAASPVSHQVVEISARPDAVFEDIRPLVSGAKGRQALETGDLEAGLVWAGQVQGLIHDIPTCGELLNRMVGDAEAIITKRLTGFLRAGCLQE
- a CDS encoding TetR/AcrR family transcriptional regulator gives rise to the protein MSTTSREAILAAATTIAQAHGYGGLNFRDLAAMVGIKPPSIYHHFPSKADIGVAVAKRYREDSLANLEALSERSADPRDALRHYPASFRKALENGNRLCLCSFMAAEYDDLPDPIKLEIQAFADVHTAWLAKSLVAAGLVDRHTCEQRAQAIFAAIGGAQLMARSRSDIALYDGLIDAYRLSGLLPQ